In Scleropages formosus chromosome 20, fSclFor1.1, whole genome shotgun sequence, a single window of DNA contains:
- the LOC114909221 gene encoding paraneoplastic antigen Ma1-like yields MTKATIPEQLAFGGESGPWVVNVSETRECPILGERGSFQAKFLSFLASEGKTLADVSGWFGPTPAPPVAPDLNTKLVDAISSLVEKCQATPMDGLGYRKLRLFSGVKPTPPGEEEYDAWAEQTTHMLDEWQCSDIVKKQRIAESLKGPAADIVRCLRVSNPSVTADDYLKALEAAFGTTDSAADLMVRFRGTFQQEGEKLSAYLFRLDKLLHAVHRKGGAEVADLDQIRIEQVARGALSHDLVAMRIRTMYKLKPPPSFTELLRDVREEEEMILARQSVGNAALPAMVRCVGCATPSPVPVQPENVAVPVVAGNGQEIERLREEFRGLKTEVARLFSASIAASDGIPQQTMQNLNPKGTGTLYACGREGAPRPQYRAGVFCYRCGEDGHFQRECPNPENLRKVTNRLLKLRQPPGNFPGAQ; encoded by the coding sequence ATGACTAAGGCTACCATACCTGAACAGTTAGCCTTTGGAGGTGAGTCGGGGCCCTGGGTGGTTAATGTCAGCGAGACCCGAGAATGTCCAATACTTGGTGAAAGAGGCAGTTTCCAGGCAAAATTCCTGTCATTCCTAGCAAGTGAAGGGAAGACTCTAGCTGATGTCTCAGGCTGGTTTGGGCCTACTCCAGCGCCACCTGTCGCTCCAGACTTGAACACCAAACTCGTGGATGCCATCTCTTCACTTGTGGAGAAATGCCAAGCCACGCCTATGGACGGACTCGGCTATCGTAAACTTCGCTTGTTCTCCGGTGTGAAACCAACTCCACCGGGAGAGGAAGAGTATGATGCCTGGGCTGAGCAGACCACTCACATGTTGGATGAATGGCAGTGTTCAGATATTGTCAAGAAGCAGAGGATAGCTGAGAGTCTCAAAGGGCCAGCAGCAGACATTGTCCGGTGCTTAAGGGTTAGTAACCCCTCTGTCACTGCCGATGATTACCTCAAAGCCCTGGAGGCAGCTTTTGGGACCACAGACAGTGCGGCTGATCTCATGGTAAGGTTCCGTGGTACAttccagcaggaaggtgagaaactATCAGCATACTTGTTCCGTCTAGACAAACTGTTGCATGCAGTTCATCGTAAAGGTGGGGCTGAGGTGGCCGACCTGGACCAAATTCGCATTGAGCAGGTTGCACGAGGAGCTCTGTCCCATGATCTTGTTGCCATGCGCATCCGAACGATGTATAAGCTTAAACCTCCTCCAAGTTTCACAGAGTTGCTCCGTGATGtccgagaagaagaggaaatgatCCTGGCAAGGCAAAGTGTGGGGAACGCTGCTCTTCCAGCAATGGTTAGGTGTGTGGGGTGCGCTACACCCTCCCCCGTACCAGTGCagcctgaaaatgttgcagtacctGTGGTAGCGGGGAATGGTCAGGAAATAGAACGGCTCAGGGAAGAGTTCAGAGGGCTAAAGACGGAGGTTGCCCGGCTGTTTTCTGCCTCGATAGCTGCCTCCGATGGCATACCACAGCAGACCATGCAGAATCTCAATCCGAAGGGTACAGGGACCTTGTATGCCTGCGGAAGGGAGGGTGCTCCCAGACCCCAGTATCGTGCTGGTGTTTTTTGCTATCGATGTGGTGAAGATGGGCATTTCCAGCGAGAGTGTCCTAATCCAGAGAACCTTCGAAAGGTGACGAACCGACTATTGAAATTAAGGCAGCCGCCGGGAAACTTCCCAGGGGCCCAGTGA